From one Sulfurovum sp. UBA12169 genomic stretch:
- a CDS encoding polysulfide reductase, producing MVENTIHATQAVVTLDIPLPGIIWGWMITLNMWAKSIGTGVVMVGAYLLYKYKKEEVPNLRWIMPLISFVALNVFLLFTLVDLHQPYRMVNIFLHPHWTSAITVGAWMASLFTLLMTILMVIGAADAFPGLGGKKCKIAALARNNSGLYEKLFPFVVFLAIPVTMYTAIIMAESSARELWQAPTEMTQMLLAALMGGSAALILSSGSWDKEVRKDLSLVLMVAVFASFLMYMGEYFFSFKSSEAEATLAYVHAGGEFNVEFWFGMVLGFIVPFFLAASTIKSDNATLLRFAAILTLVGLYLAKDVWLKIPQMLPLS from the coding sequence ATGGTTGAGAATACTATACATGCCACACAGGCAGTCGTAACATTGGATATTCCGCTTCCGGGAATTATTTGGGGGTGGATGATCACATTGAATATGTGGGCAAAAAGTATTGGAACAGGTGTTGTTATGGTAGGGGCTTATCTTTTGTATAAATATAAAAAAGAAGAGGTACCCAATCTTAGATGGATTATGCCTCTTATTTCATTTGTAGCATTGAATGTTTTTTTGTTATTTACTTTGGTGGATCTTCACCAGCCTTATAGAATGGTCAATATATTTTTGCATCCACACTGGACATCTGCAATTACTGTGGGTGCATGGATGGCATCACTTTTTACACTCTTGATGACGATTTTAATGGTTATCGGTGCTGCAGACGCTTTCCCTGGATTGGGCGGCAAAAAGTGTAAGATTGCGGCGTTGGCCAGAAACAATAGCGGTTTATATGAAAAGCTATTTCCTTTTGTAGTTTTTTTAGCAATTCCTGTAACTATGTATACAGCGATTATTATGGCAGAATCAAGCGCAAGAGAACTATGGCAGGCTCCTACAGAGATGACACAAATGTTGCTAGCGGCTTTAATGGGGGGATCAGCAGCGCTCATTTTATCGTCGGGTTCTTGGGATAAAGAAGTGAGAAAAGATTTGTCGCTGGTGCTGATGGTTGCCGTATTTGCAAGTTTTCTGATGTATATGGGCGAATACTTTTTCTCATTCAAATCTTCAGAGGCAGAAGCAACCTTGGCTTATGTGCATGCGGGGGGAGAGTTCAATGTTGAATTTTGGTTTGGTATGGTACTCGGGTTTATTGTCCCCTTTTTCTTGGCAGCAAGTACCATAAAAAGCGACAATGCAACGCTATTGAGATTTGCAGCTATTTTGACATTGGTCGGACTTTATCTTGCAAAAGATGTATGGCTGAAGATCCCACAAATGCTACCGTTGAGTTAA
- a CDS encoding arsenate reductase family protein: MIKVYGIKNCSSVKKAVKYFQTHGVPYIFIDFRESPATQKKIDDWLKCADIHVLFNTKSATYRTLKLKDLALNEREKAQWLTKDNMLIKRPVVEWNDDIIVGYNESAYQKKLH, from the coding sequence ATGATAAAGGTATATGGGATAAAAAACTGCAGCAGCGTAAAAAAAGCGGTCAAATACTTTCAAACGCATGGGGTACCTTATATTTTTATAGATTTTCGCGAATCGCCTGCAACACAAAAAAAGATTGATGATTGGCTTAAATGCGCGGACATTCATGTGCTGTTTAACACAAAGAGCGCCACATACCGAACCCTAAAACTCAAAGACCTTGCTCTGAATGAAAGAGAAAAAGCACAATGGTTAACCAAAGACAATATGCTGATCAAAAGGCCTGTTGTCGAATGGAATGATGATATTATCGTCGGCTACAATGAGTCTGCTTATCAAAAGAAATTACATTAA
- a CDS encoding sulfurtransferase: protein MLQTSSVNSEELESLLKSRAQGEIDFILVDVREKVEYDMGHIKGVDMLRPTSNFSGWAEALLNESKDKTVIFTCRTGSRSGQVQMIFKHNGHQHAVNHAGGIVTYRGEIEK, encoded by the coding sequence ATGTTGCAAACAAGCAGTGTTAATTCTGAAGAGCTTGAAAGTCTTTTGAAATCCAGAGCACAAGGTGAGATTGATTTCATTTTGGTAGATGTAAGAGAGAAGGTAGAGTACGATATGGGGCATATCAAGGGAGTGGACATGCTTAGGCCGACATCTAATTTCTCCGGCTGGGCAGAAGCACTTCTTAATGAATCCAAAGACAAAACAGTTATTTTTACCTGCCGTACCGGCAGCAGAAGCGGACAGGTGCAAATGATTTTTAAGCACAATGGTCATCAGCATGCAGTCAACCATGCAGGCGGAATAGTCACTTACCGCGGCGAGATAGAAAAGTAA
- a CDS encoding Asp-tRNA(Asn)/Glu-tRNA(Gln) amidotransferase GatCAB subunit C yields MRIDSTVLNKLEKLSHLRVDERKKGEIMKQLTEILAYVDNLNELDTQMLDASFSTLEGGTPMREDSIRKSDTIANEILSHAPQSQNDFFIVPAIIE; encoded by the coding sequence ATGCGTATAGATAGTACTGTTTTAAACAAATTGGAAAAACTTTCCCATCTTCGGGTGGATGAACGTAAAAAAGGAGAAATCATGAAACAATTAACAGAAATACTTGCATATGTAGATAATCTCAACGAACTTGATACCCAAATGCTAGATGCTTCTTTTTCTACTTTGGAGGGCGGTACACCCATGAGAGAAGACAGTATCCGGAAATCAGATACTATTGCAAATGAAATTCTTTCCCATGCACCTCAAAGTCAAAATGATTTCTTTATTGTCCCGGCAATTATTGAGTAA
- the dapE gene encoding succinyl-diaminopimelate desuccinylase: MSVVDLFMKLLSFESVTPDDAGSLAFIEAYLQGYEAHYANKEGVKNLFLTKKFSEGPHLCFAGHVDVVPAGEGWETNPFIPVIKEGNIYARGAQDMKSGVAAFVQAAKDTDGFKGRLSLLLTSDEEGDAKYGTVVMLEYLKQINLLPEYCVVAEPTCETVFGDAIKIGRRGSINGALVLKGKQGHAAYPEKAVNPIHQISQVLNKIAGVNLDNGDEDFAPSKIVITDIRSGMEVTNVSPGTLKMMFNVRNSTKTTQKEMRSYIENCFKGLDYELTLAQSAYPFVTSRDSLVVKKLFESILSATGIKTKFSTAGGTSDARFIAAFDIDVVEFGVKNDTIHAPNERTSIKEIEGLYEVFRHMIVHFGRDLAWKQKTIKQQEGER, from the coding sequence ATGAGTGTTGTTGATCTTTTTATGAAACTGCTTAGTTTCGAATCTGTTACGCCGGACGATGCAGGCTCTTTAGCGTTCATAGAAGCATACCTTCAGGGATATGAGGCGCATTATGCAAACAAAGAAGGGGTAAAAAACCTTTTTTTAACGAAAAAATTTTCAGAAGGACCCCATTTATGTTTTGCAGGGCATGTAGATGTGGTGCCTGCCGGCGAAGGGTGGGAAACAAACCCTTTTATTCCCGTCATTAAAGAAGGCAATATCTATGCCCGCGGGGCGCAGGATATGAAAAGCGGTGTGGCTGCATTTGTGCAGGCGGCCAAAGATACAGATGGCTTTAAAGGGCGGCTATCACTTTTGCTTACATCAGATGAGGAAGGGGATGCAAAATATGGCACAGTAGTCATGCTTGAGTATTTAAAACAAATTAATCTTCTTCCTGAATATTGTGTTGTTGCAGAGCCGACCTGTGAAACAGTTTTTGGAGATGCTATTAAGATCGGAAGAAGAGGATCTATTAATGGTGCTTTGGTATTGAAGGGAAAACAAGGGCACGCTGCCTATCCGGAAAAAGCAGTTAACCCCATTCACCAAATTAGTCAAGTATTAAACAAAATCGCAGGTGTTAATTTGGACAATGGCGATGAAGATTTTGCTCCAAGCAAGATAGTGATTACCGATATACGTTCAGGAATGGAGGTCACCAATGTATCTCCGGGAACATTAAAAATGATGTTTAACGTGCGAAATTCTACAAAAACAACACAAAAAGAGATGAGGTCATATATAGAAAATTGTTTTAAAGGGCTTGATTATGAGTTGACACTTGCGCAATCAGCATATCCTTTTGTAACAAGCAGGGATTCTCTTGTCGTAAAAAAACTTTTTGAAAGCATCTTGAGTGCAACAGGGATTAAAACAAAATTTTCCACAGCAGGCGGAACAAGCGATGCAAGATTTATTGCAGCATTTGATATTGATGTAGTTGAGTTCGGCGTAAAAAATGATACCATACATGCCCCTAATGAGAGAACCAGCATTAAAGAGATTGAGGGGCTTTATGAAGTGTTTAGACACATGATTGTTCATTTTGGCAGAGATTTGGCATGGAAACAAAAAACAATTAAGCAGCAAGAAGGTGAGAGATGA
- a CDS encoding 4Fe-4S ferredoxin, translating into MKLGFLVDLNLCMGCKGCEIACKVENEVPLSSWRLRVKYIDIGSFPNTSRSFTPLRCNHCENAPCERICPVSALHYLENGIVNIDSARCIGCAGCMMACPYGAIYMDPESNTADKCTYCAHRIESGMMPACVVACPVEANIFGDVEDEHSHISRYIMEHQGGVQVRKPEKHTNPKHYYVGGGTQTLDPLAHQRLEGYGLFNNVTHLKHNGDPHHGVLDRFLAPFVGHEKIDNKSFMDFSTDQTTSKEGGH; encoded by the coding sequence ATGAAACTGGGTTTTTTAGTTGACCTCAACCTTTGCATGGGCTGCAAAGGTTGTGAAATCGCTTGTAAGGTGGAAAATGAAGTGCCACTTAGCTCTTGGCGCCTACGCGTAAAATATATTGATATAGGGTCGTTTCCCAATACTTCAAGATCTTTTACGCCATTGCGCTGTAACCACTGCGAGAATGCTCCTTGTGAACGAATATGTCCTGTATCGGCATTGCATTATTTGGAAAATGGTATTGTTAATATTGACAGTGCCAGATGTATTGGCTGTGCAGGATGTATGATGGCATGTCCGTATGGGGCTATTTATATGGATCCAGAGTCCAACACAGCGGACAAGTGCACCTATTGTGCGCACAGAATAGAAAGCGGTATGATGCCGGCATGCGTGGTTGCTTGTCCGGTGGAGGCAAATATTTTTGGGGATGTGGAAGATGAGCATAGCCATATTTCACGCTATATCATGGAGCATCAAGGCGGAGTACAGGTGCGCAAACCAGAAAAACATACCAATCCTAAGCATTATTATGTAGGCGGCGGAACACAAACGCTTGATCCCCTTGCGCATCAGAGGCTTGAAGGATACGGATTGTTTAACAATGTGACACATCTTAAGCATAACGGTGATCCGCATCATGGCGTACTTGATAGATTTTTGGCGCCATTTGTGGGGCATGAGAAAATCGATAATAAAAGTTTTATGGACTTTAGCACCGATCAAACTACATCAAAAGAAGGAGGTCATTAA
- a CDS encoding ferredoxin-thioredoxin reductase → MQQLDMNSEEFKAELEKTERFADKVCESRGWSYGPNADVNEGVIMGLARHKLLYGKRFCPCYMVEEDESRPGKFKSADDRICPCKPAIEKEIPQEGICHCQIFCTPEYFEAHKK, encoded by the coding sequence CTGCAGCAATTAGATATGAATTCGGAAGAATTTAAAGCAGAGCTTGAAAAAACAGAAAGATTTGCAGATAAAGTGTGTGAAAGTCGGGGGTGGTCGTATGGTCCTAATGCCGATGTTAATGAAGGCGTGATTATGGGATTGGCCAGACACAAGTTGCTTTACGGGAAAAGATTTTGCCCTTGCTATATGGTGGAAGAGGATGAAAGCAGACCCGGAAAATTTAAAAGTGCGGACGACAGGATATGTCCTTGCAAGCCTGCTATTGAAAAAGAAATCCCTCAAGAGGGCATTTGCCATTGTCAGATATTTTGTACTCCGGAGTATTTTGAGGCACATAAAAAATAG
- a CDS encoding type IV pili twitching motility protein PilT, with amino-acid sequence MADFDIKKLLQSVTVHGASDLHLVSRTEPQIRLDGSLKPVNLPKLTGENIEEMCYSLITERQKQHFEENNELDFALLLPNIGRFRANYYRTLGDMAAAFRTIPIDVPSLDDLGSPLVYKSLIKREKGLILVTGPTGSGKSTTLAAMLNEINLHYSKHIITIEDPVEFIHQNKKAVFSHRGVGEDTKNFATALKYAMRQDPDVILIGEMRDKETIEAALTAAETGHLVFGTLHTSSAPSTINRIIDVFSGEEQPQVRAMLSSSLVAVIAQALLPKLGGGRVAASEILITNHAISNLIREDKIHQIYSQMQLGQGDTGMQTQTQALLKFLREGKISRDIALQYANKPDEVSKLI; translated from the coding sequence ATGGCCGATTTTGATATTAAAAAGTTGCTTCAAAGTGTTACCGTGCATGGCGCTTCAGACCTTCATCTAGTGAGCCGCACCGAACCTCAGATCAGGCTTGACGGCTCGCTAAAACCCGTCAATCTTCCCAAGCTGACAGGCGAAAACATTGAAGAAATGTGTTATTCTTTAATCACAGAAAGACAAAAACAGCACTTTGAAGAAAACAACGAACTGGATTTTGCTCTTTTGCTTCCCAATATCGGTCGTTTTAGAGCAAACTATTATAGAACATTGGGCGATATGGCCGCGGCTTTTAGAACGATTCCCATTGACGTTCCCTCTCTTGATGACCTCGGTTCACCGCTTGTATACAAAAGTCTAATTAAAAGAGAAAAAGGACTTATTCTTGTTACCGGGCCTACGGGATCGGGAAAATCAACTACGCTTGCTGCCATGCTCAATGAGATCAATCTTCATTATTCAAAACATATCATCACCATTGAGGATCCGGTGGAGTTTATTCATCAAAACAAAAAGGCTGTTTTTTCTCATAGAGGCGTAGGAGAGGATACTAAAAATTTTGCCACCGCGCTCAAATATGCCATGCGTCAAGATCCCGATGTTATCCTTATCGGTGAGATGAGAGACAAGGAAACCATAGAAGCGGCTCTAACGGCTGCGGAAACAGGGCACCTTGTTTTCGGTACACTGCATACCTCTTCTGCACCGAGCACAATCAACCGTATCATTGATGTTTTTAGCGGCGAAGAACAGCCGCAAGTCAGAGCAATGCTCTCCTCTTCTTTGGTGGCCGTTATTGCACAGGCGCTTTTACCCAAATTAGGTGGCGGTCGTGTAGCGGCATCTGAAATTCTGATTACCAACCATGCCATTTCAAACCTTATTCGTGAAGATAAAATACACCAGATCTATTCACAAATGCAATTAGGTCAGGGCGACACGGGCATGCAAACGCAGACACAAGCCCTCCTTAAATTTCTCAGAGAAGGAAAAATCAGCCGTGATATTGCTCTGCAATATGCCAATAAGCCTGATGAAGTTTCCAAATTAATATAA
- a CDS encoding twin-arginine translocation pathway signal protein, protein MTKSINNKQPVFVESRRTFLKGTAYSVAGATLAAGVFKTIADTPVVAESRFTPTPQTLSFYPPLEQWDSFTELDGHDWKRGGTLRNGVANSDNPNGIKATEYMLVPLICSNCEAACGLTGWVDIGTYKQTQDPKDLKVRKYMGNPLHPASRGRNCAKGYAVQSQMYDPDRIPFPLKRAPGSKRGEGKWVRTTWDEAMQTIGKKMHDTLKSGDEISKKSIMYHVGRPNESGFGHRVLYSMGVDGHNSHSNVCSAGTRQGLTHWTGDDRPSPDWANSKLIFLQSSHAADAGHFFQQHAGFIADARKKGAKLVVMDPRMSNAAGMADLWVPIWPGTEAALYLYLVNRIVNEKDPKTGKDYIDHDFMKNWINWDVLIRDEEYLTFMVSQGYISKLPLGGSYEDFVKLLQEVYAPYTLEFAAKECKVDAATLSKLFDMFIEGGDKVTTYFWRAGTIGNRGGWMNVRTGVLALALRGCMNGDVGNNGCYGFHEIFVNAKGDAATEAGKKPEKVDAWNELLFPPDFPLSTNEPSYLLPHMLADEEWQKKWISKGLNVPQKLAVYIPRMYNPVWINPDGFRWIEVLKREDKMELTFNLSPTWSETNWYCDYILPTGLAGERHDQHSEATKPARWLGFRQPVLRVALEKMGWKPTDPARATLEAHMKAGLGEVWEEVEFWANMFVHYVDPDGSLGVKKHWASKEDPSKPVTIPEWYQAAFDHVHHLKAAASKDPKYANSKYPNYEMMRDMGAWLEEDNIFKPQERELKNENGIVESMEMQFDASTLNVEPNGVVKAKIVGSDEVKAMGLVMGDKVVEGFKSSSRKMEFFASWMKDWKWPEYAIPIYPTTKEQREKMVHIVSQIHHDHMQKENDFALNPIFRLPYNIHTRSTNSKHLMEISQNHNPIWIAASDAKRLNIKRGDAIKVTMTDTVSGLESGYFVAMAVPTEGILPGTLACSHHAGRWKLQNAVEIPGFKEKLGVMGLGAPLHEMTMDDKVGTLKPKEGIDAGLMERKNTWQFKEYNRDVDNVWWDGLSGSWQNAVAPAHPDPISGAHAWHHKVSIEPAGKEHKIGDIYVNYDNNMKVYQAWRDKLARPLDSTNTTRRPKELKRPVWALTDKAWSVNITD, encoded by the coding sequence ATGACAAAATCAATAAACAATAAACAGCCTGTTTTCGTAGAAAGCAGAAGAACTTTCCTTAAGGGTACGGCGTATTCTGTAGCAGGAGCAACACTTGCCGCAGGTGTTTTTAAAACCATAGCGGATACGCCGGTCGTAGCAGAGAGTAGATTTACGCCTACACCCCAAACACTTTCATTTTATCCGCCGCTCGAACAGTGGGATAGTTTTACGGAGCTTGATGGTCACGATTGGAAGAGGGGCGGCACACTTCGCAATGGTGTTGCCAACAGCGACAATCCAAATGGAATTAAAGCAACAGAATACATGCTTGTTCCTTTGATCTGTTCAAACTGCGAGGCTGCTTGCGGACTTACCGGATGGGTAGATATTGGAACCTATAAGCAAACCCAAGATCCAAAAGATCTTAAGGTGAGAAAATACATGGGGAATCCGTTGCACCCGGCAAGCCGTGGGCGCAACTGCGCCAAAGGGTATGCCGTACAATCGCAGATGTATGATCCTGACCGCATTCCGTTTCCGCTCAAAAGAGCACCGGGTTCTAAACGCGGTGAAGGCAAATGGGTGCGTACGACTTGGGATGAAGCAATGCAAACGATTGGTAAAAAGATGCATGACACGCTTAAAAGCGGGGATGAAATCTCTAAAAAATCGATTATGTATCATGTTGGGCGACCCAACGAGAGCGGATTTGGCCATAGAGTACTTTATTCTATGGGAGTGGACGGACACAATTCGCACAGTAATGTGTGCAGTGCAGGCACAAGACAGGGGTTGACGCATTGGACGGGGGACGACAGGCCTTCTCCGGATTGGGCAAACAGTAAACTGATTTTTTTACAATCATCACATGCTGCGGATGCAGGGCACTTTTTTCAGCAACACGCAGGATTTATCGCAGATGCGAGAAAAAAAGGCGCCAAATTGGTGGTTATGGATCCGCGTATGTCCAATGCTGCAGGAATGGCAGATTTGTGGGTGCCTATTTGGCCGGGGACAGAAGCAGCGCTTTATCTTTATTTGGTGAATCGTATCGTTAACGAAAAAGACCCTAAAACAGGCAAAGATTATATTGATCATGATTTTATGAAAAATTGGATCAACTGGGATGTTCTCATTCGGGATGAAGAGTATCTTACTTTTATGGTTTCGCAAGGCTATATTTCTAAGCTTCCTTTGGGGGGAAGCTATGAAGATTTTGTCAAGCTTCTTCAAGAGGTGTATGCTCCTTATACGCTTGAATTTGCGGCAAAAGAGTGCAAGGTTGATGCTGCAACTTTGTCAAAACTTTTTGATATGTTTATTGAGGGCGGAGATAAGGTGACAACCTACTTCTGGAGGGCCGGCACCATTGGCAATCGCGGAGGCTGGATGAATGTAAGAACGGGTGTGCTTGCATTGGCTCTGAGAGGCTGCATGAATGGAGATGTGGGGAATAACGGATGTTATGGCTTTCATGAAATTTTTGTCAATGCCAAAGGCGATGCAGCTACCGAAGCCGGTAAAAAACCTGAAAAAGTCGATGCGTGGAATGAGCTTTTGTTTCCGCCGGATTTTCCGTTAAGTACCAATGAGCCAAGTTATTTGCTGCCTCATATGCTTGCCGATGAGGAATGGCAAAAGAAATGGATCAGCAAAGGATTGAATGTTCCACAGAAGCTTGCAGTATATATTCCTAGAATGTATAATCCGGTATGGATCAATCCTGATGGATTTAGATGGATTGAGGTGCTTAAGCGGGAAGACAAAATGGAGCTCACATTCAATCTCTCGCCTACCTGGTCGGAAACAAACTGGTATTGTGATTATATTCTTCCTACCGGACTGGCAGGAGAAAGACACGATCAGCATTCGGAAGCAACAAAGCCGGCAAGGTGGTTGGGGTTTAGACAGCCTGTCCTTAGGGTAGCACTTGAAAAGATGGGATGGAAGCCCACTGACCCTGCCAGGGCAACCCTTGAAGCACACATGAAAGCCGGTCTTGGCGAAGTGTGGGAAGAGGTAGAGTTTTGGGCAAATATGTTTGTTCATTATGTTGATCCGGATGGAAGTCTGGGAGTGAAAAAACATTGGGCATCTAAAGAAGACCCAAGCAAGCCGGTTACTATTCCTGAATGGTATCAAGCAGCATTTGACCATGTGCATCATCTTAAGGCTGCAGCTTCAAAAGATCCAAAATATGCCAATAGCAAATACCCAAATTATGAGATGATGAGGGATATGGGGGCTTGGCTTGAAGAAGACAATATTTTCAAACCCCAAGAAAGAGAATTAAAAAATGAAAATGGTATTGTCGAATCAATGGAGATGCAATTTGATGCCAGTACGCTCAACGTAGAACCCAATGGTGTTGTCAAGGCAAAAATCGTAGGAAGCGACGAAGTGAAAGCTATGGGTCTTGTTATGGGAGACAAGGTCGTGGAAGGCTTCAAGTCCTCCAGCCGCAAAATGGAATTTTTTGCAAGCTGGATGAAGGATTGGAAATGGCCTGAGTATGCGATACCAATCTATCCTACCACTAAAGAGCAAAGAGAAAAAATGGTACATATTGTCAGCCAGATTCATCATGACCATATGCAAAAAGAGAATGATTTTGCACTTAATCCAATTTTTAGATTGCCGTATAATATTCATACGCGTTCGACGAACTCTAAGCATTTGATGGAAATTTCACAAAACCACAATCCGATCTGGATTGCCGCTAGTGACGCCAAACGGTTAAACATCAAGCGAGGGGATGCCATCAAAGTAACGATGACTGATACTGTTTCCGGGCTTGAAAGCGGATATTTTGTTGCTATGGCTGTACCTACAGAGGGTATCTTGCCGGGCACGCTTGCATGTTCACACCATGCAGGGCGGTGGAAGCTTCAAAATGCAGTCGAAATTCCTGGATTTAAAGAAAAATTGGGTGTTATGGGTCTGGGCGCACCGCTGCATGAGATGACTATGGATGATAAAGTCGGTACGCTTAAACCAAAAGAGGGAATTGATGCGGGACTTATGGAGCGAAAAAATACTTGGCAGTTCAAAGAGTATAACAGAGATGTAGACAATGTATGGTGGGATGGCCTGAGCGGCTCATGGCAAAATGCAGTGGCTCCGGCTCACCCTGATCCGATTTCGGGAGCACATGCATGGCATCATAAAGTTTCGATTGAGCCAGCAGGAAAAGAACATAAAATCGGTGATATTTATGTTAATTATGATAACAATATGAAAGTTTATCAAGCATGGAGAGATAAGCTTGCAAGACCGCTTGACAGTACCAATACAACCAGAAGACCCAAAGAGCTTAAAAGACCTGTCTGGGCGTTGACAGACAAAGCTTGGTCTGTTAATATTACAGATTAA
- a CDS encoding two-component sensor histidine kinase, producing MIFGRPRFKEYMMARLVSLSIMIFLVFSIGLFLVGRDMQTIVLAILLLALAFSFFVFSIYRGARHMEKELNTINKYLENIDKIDKIDYKAHFFTQEFEELNQNLAKALKKAQKREEIKQQYNAKLKLKNRQRADMISAIAHEFRNPIASIMGYAQTLQDDPNIPKPLQEKFLSKIYNNGNKIESLLGRLILWNKFESKETKLHKSKFDILELAQETRISLQEKYKNREIVVQGKSRMVEADRTLMDVVLKNLVENALKYSKDEVVIIVDAQRISVADKGVGIAPKDIDKVTKKFYRSGVHNWDNSMGLGLSIVKTILMLHYTKLEIESELGKGSVFSFVMV from the coding sequence ATGATTTTTGGTCGCCCCCGTTTTAAAGAATACATGATGGCAAGGCTAGTCTCCTTGAGCATAATGATATTTCTAGTTTTTAGTATAGGTCTGTTTCTGGTGGGCAGAGATATGCAAACAATCGTTTTGGCAATACTGTTGCTGGCTTTGGCTTTTTCTTTTTTTGTTTTTTCCATTTACCGTGGAGCCAGACACATGGAAAAAGAGTTAAATACGATCAATAAATATTTGGAAAATATCGATAAAATCGATAAAATCGACTATAAAGCACATTTTTTTACCCAGGAATTTGAAGAACTCAATCAAAATTTGGCCAAAGCATTAAAAAAAGCACAAAAAAGAGAAGAGATCAAGCAGCAGTATAATGCAAAACTTAAATTAAAAAATAGACAGCGGGCCGATATGATTTCCGCTATTGCGCACGAATTTCGCAATCCGATAGCCTCTATTATGGGCTATGCCCAGACATTACAAGATGACCCGAATATTCCTAAGCCTCTGCAGGAAAAATTTCTAAGTAAAATTTACAATAATGGCAATAAAATAGAGAGTCTTTTGGGCCGTTTAATTTTATGGAATAAATTTGAAAGCAAGGAAACAAAGCTCCACAAAAGCAAATTTGATATTTTGGAGTTGGCGCAGGAGACCAGAATTTCCCTCCAAGAGAAATATAAAAACAGAGAGATTGTCGTGCAGGGAAAAAGCCGTATGGTTGAAGCAGACAGAACATTAATGGACGTTGTTTTAAAGAATCTTGTCGAAAATGCGCTCAAATATTCAAAAGATGAAGTGGTTATCATCGTAGATGCTCAGAGAATATCTGTAGCAGATAAAGGTGTGGGCATCGCACCTAAAGATATCGACAAGGTTACTAAAAAATTTTATCGCTCAGGCGTACACAATTGGGATAACTCTATGGGGCTTGGACTTTCTATCGTTAAAACGATATTGATGCTGCATTACACAAAATTAGAAATTGAAAGCGAACTGGGAAAAGGTTCTGTTTTTTCATTTGTCATGGTTTGA
- a CDS encoding thioredoxin family protein, producing MKKIIILMGIFWSGLFGTELVWQKDIDAAFEIAQKEHKNIMLMVESQNCRWCKKMEDETLADENVQKRLASYSLVKVSRGEERIMDQLPMIHGVPTIFFMTPEKKILQKVVGYFNVEDFLGYIDDAERIQSSSIN from the coding sequence ATGAAAAAAATTATAATTTTAATGGGAATTTTTTGGAGCGGATTGTTTGGTACGGAATTGGTTTGGCAAAAAGATATTGATGCGGCATTTGAAATTGCACAAAAAGAACATAAAAATATTATGCTTATGGTGGAGAGCCAGAACTGTCGATGGTGTAAAAAGATGGAAGATGAGACCTTGGCTGATGAAAATGTACAGAAAAGATTGGCCTCTTATAGCCTTGTGAAAGTTTCCAGAGGAGAGGAAAGGATTATGGATCAATTGCCCATGATCCACGGTGTTCCTACTATTTTTTTTATGACCCCTGAGAAAAAAATATTGCAAAAAGTAGTGGGATATTTTAATGTCGAAGATTTTTTGGGTTATATTGATGACGCTGAGCGCATTCAATCTTCATCAATAAATTAA
- a CDS encoding colicin V synthesis protein: protein MDFAITDFNYFDVTIGAIVLILGIKGFIGGFIKEVFGLLGLVAGVYFASRFAETAAKVIDTNFLHLENTSLLKLIGFLAILTMVWLGATLLGSLFSKLSDASGLGFLNRLFGFIAGGGKYFIIFALIVTALSNVALIKDNLEKYVKESVLYPYLKATGSYLIDLDTSALGLNPSTTIENTKEAVDQNETNLSTTFQSESNTTLENRTEANRTMSSY, encoded by the coding sequence ATGGATTTTGCAATAACAGATTTTAATTATTTTGATGTCACTATCGGCGCTATTGTTCTGATACTTGGCATCAAAGGGTTTATTGGCGGATTTATTAAAGAAGTATTCGGCCTGTTGGGTCTTGTCGCCGGTGTTTATTTTGCTTCCCGCTTTGCTGAAACTGCCGCTAAAGTGATTGATACCAACTTCTTGCATTTAGAAAATACTTCCTTGCTTAAGCTTATCGGTTTTCTTGCTATTTTAACCATGGTATGGCTTGGAGCCACCCTGCTTGGCTCTCTTTTTTCCAAATTGAGCGACGCAAGCGGATTGGGATTTCTCAATCGACTTTTTGGTTTTATTGCAGGGGGAGGAAAATACTTTATTATTTTTGCCCTCATCGTCACTGCATTATCGAATGTTGCTCTCATCAAAGACAATCTTGAAAAATATGTAAAAGAGAGTGTGCTCTACCCTTATTTAAAGGCAACTGGTTCTTATCTAATTGATCTTGACACTTCGGCTTTAGGCTTAAATCCCTCAACAACTATTGAAAATACAAAAGAAGCTGTTGATCAGAACGAAACCAATCTTTCAACCACTTTTCAATCAGAAAGCAATACAACTTTAGAAAACCGTACTGAAGCTAATCGCACTATGTCTTCATATTAA